One genomic window of Streptomyces sp. NBC_01276 includes the following:
- a CDS encoding nitroreductase family deazaflavin-dependent oxidoreductase, which yields MAPGVKLIQKVSSTLLFARIAPHFIPAMDKAVHRLTRGKVLLSARMLPGVILTAKGAKTGEPRTTPLACMPEDGGVSWLLIGSNFGRPGHPAWTGNLLRHPDADVNWQGRDIAVRARLLEGAERAAAWQAVLRFWPPYATYQARIEREIRLFRLERR from the coding sequence ATGGCTCCCGGCGTCAAGTTGATCCAGAAGGTCTCCTCGACCCTCCTGTTCGCCAGGATCGCACCCCACTTCATCCCGGCCATGGACAAGGCGGTGCACCGCCTGACCCGTGGAAAGGTCCTGCTCAGCGCCCGGATGCTGCCCGGGGTGATCCTCACCGCGAAGGGTGCGAAGACGGGTGAACCACGGACCACGCCGCTCGCGTGCATGCCGGAGGACGGAGGCGTGAGCTGGCTGCTGATCGGCTCCAACTTCGGCCGCCCCGGCCACCCGGCCTGGACCGGGAACCTGCTCAGGCATCCGGACGCGGACGTGAACTGGCAGGGGCGGGACATCGCCGTGCGGGCGCGGCTGCTGGAGGGGGCCGAGCGCGCGGCGGCGTGGCAGGCGGTGCTGAGGTTCTGGCCGCCGTACGCGACGTACCAGGCGCGCATCGAGCGCGAGATCAGGCTGTTCCGTCTGGAGCGGCGCTGA
- a CDS encoding acyl-CoA dehydrogenase family protein, with translation MDAAFTAEQDEIRRTLREILGKRCGPDEVKAAARTDTGYDGELWQRLARELGLPGIAVAEEYGGVGCTPADLALACEETGRALLPSPLLATAGLAVPLIAALGTPAQRAALLPPLAAGERTAALAVAGPALATALALTGENAPGDWAGGGRAGGVQARAATTAPPGAPGPAGPAGPAPAWRLYGEVAQVLDGHSADLLLVAAHTGGFARSRTLLFLVRADAPGLVRTRQSTLDETRPQGRVQLRDVPAELLGDDEDADPLPALAATGRTAAAVLAAEAVGAADRALARTVEHVCRREQFGRPIGSFQAVKHRLADLYVQIQAARSAAYYAAWDPDQGALALAQALEALRATAGEAVQLHGGIGFTWEHDAHLYFKRAAADDLLFGPVHRLRAHAAQRSGLFTPTSGMTGNEKVAV, from the coding sequence ATGGACGCCGCCTTCACCGCGGAGCAGGACGAGATACGCCGTACCCTGCGCGAGATCCTGGGCAAACGCTGCGGCCCCGACGAGGTCAAGGCCGCCGCCCGGACCGACACCGGATACGACGGGGAGCTGTGGCAGCGGCTCGCCCGGGAGCTCGGCCTGCCGGGCATCGCCGTCGCCGAGGAGTACGGCGGCGTCGGCTGCACCCCCGCCGACCTGGCCCTGGCCTGCGAGGAGACCGGCCGCGCCCTGCTGCCCTCACCCCTGCTCGCCACCGCCGGGCTCGCCGTCCCGCTGATCGCGGCCCTCGGCACCCCGGCCCAGCGCGCCGCGCTGCTGCCCCCGCTCGCGGCGGGGGAGCGGACGGCGGCGCTCGCGGTCGCGGGCCCCGCCCTGGCCACCGCCCTGGCGCTGACCGGCGAGAACGCCCCGGGCGACTGGGCGGGCGGGGGCCGCGCCGGCGGGGTCCAGGCGCGCGCCGCAACGACGGCCCCACCGGGAGCCCCCGGACCGGCCGGCCCCGCGGGCCCCGCCCCCGCCTGGCGGCTCTACGGCGAGGTCGCCCAGGTGCTCGACGGTCACAGCGCCGACCTGCTGCTCGTCGCCGCGCACACCGGAGGCTTCGCCCGCAGCCGGACCCTGCTGTTCCTGGTGCGGGCGGACGCGCCCGGCCTCGTACGCACCCGGCAGTCCACCCTCGACGAGACCCGCCCCCAGGGCCGGGTCCAACTGCGCGACGTACCGGCGGAACTGCTCGGCGACGACGAAGACGCCGACCCGCTGCCCGCCCTCGCCGCCACCGGACGCACCGCCGCCGCCGTCCTGGCCGCCGAGGCGGTCGGCGCGGCGGACCGGGCGCTGGCCCGTACGGTCGAGCACGTGTGCCGGCGCGAGCAGTTCGGCCGGCCCATCGGCTCCTTCCAGGCGGTCAAGCACCGCCTCGCCGACCTCTACGTACAGATCCAGGCGGCGCGTTCCGCCGCCTACTACGCCGCATGGGACCCGGACCAGGGCGCGCTCGCCCTGGCCCAGGCCCTGGAGGCCCTGCGGGCCACGGCGGGCGAGGCCGTCCAGTTGCACGGCGGCATCGGCTTCACCTGGGAGCACGACGCCCACCTGTACTTCAAGCGGGCGGCAGCCGACGACCTGCTCTTCGGCCCCGTCCACCGGCTCCGCGCCCACGCCGCGCAGCGGTCCGGGCTCTTCACCCCGACCTCCGGCATGACCGGCAACGAAAAGGTGGCCGTCTGA
- a CDS encoding acetyl-CoA acetyltransferase: protein MPGPTSGPASGPLSRAPEPRPRRRVAVAGVALSECGRVDGPTPYALHAQAARRALADSGLDRSVIDGFASAGLGTLAPVEVAEYLGLRPTWVDSTSVGGSTWEVMAAHAADAIAAGHANAVLLVYGSTARADIKARRRTSNLSFGARGPLQFEVPYGHTLISKYAMAARRHMHEYGTTLEQLASVAVQARANAATNPDAMFRTPLTVDEVLSSEMIADPFTKLHCCIRSDGGCAVLLVAEDLVPDTAKTPVWVLGTGTSVSHTTMSEWADFTVSPAAVAGRLAFERAGLTPADVDLAEIYDAFTYMTLVTLEDLGFCAKGEGGAYVEKGRLLREGELPVNTDGGGLSACHPGMRGLFLLVEAVRQLRGEAGPGRQVTKPGGRLPEVALASGTGGWFCSSGAVILGRG, encoded by the coding sequence ATGCCTGGACCCACATCCGGACCCGCCTCCGGCCCCCTGTCCCGCGCACCCGAACCCCGCCCCCGCCGCCGGGTCGCGGTGGCCGGCGTCGCGCTCTCGGAATGCGGCCGGGTCGACGGCCCGACCCCCTACGCCCTGCACGCGCAGGCCGCCCGGCGGGCACTGGCCGACTCCGGCCTGGACCGCTCCGTCATCGACGGCTTCGCCTCGGCCGGCCTGGGCACCCTGGCGCCCGTCGAGGTGGCCGAGTACCTGGGCCTGCGCCCCACCTGGGTGGACTCCACCTCGGTCGGCGGCTCGACCTGGGAGGTCATGGCCGCCCACGCGGCGGACGCCATCGCGGCGGGGCACGCCAACGCCGTGCTGCTGGTCTACGGATCCACCGCCCGCGCCGACATCAAGGCCCGCCGCCGCACCTCGAACCTCTCCTTCGGCGCCCGGGGGCCGCTCCAGTTCGAGGTCCCGTACGGCCACACGCTGATCTCCAAGTACGCGATGGCCGCGCGCCGCCACATGCACGAGTACGGGACGACCCTGGAGCAGCTCGCCTCGGTGGCCGTCCAGGCCCGCGCGAACGCGGCCACCAACCCGGACGCGATGTTCCGCACTCCGCTGACCGTGGACGAGGTCCTCTCCTCGGAGATGATCGCCGACCCCTTCACCAAGCTGCACTGCTGCATCCGCTCGGACGGCGGCTGCGCGGTGCTCCTGGTGGCGGAGGACCTGGTGCCCGACACGGCGAAGACCCCGGTGTGGGTGCTGGGCACGGGCACCTCCGTCTCGCACACCACGATGTCGGAGTGGGCGGACTTCACCGTCTCCCCGGCGGCCGTCGCGGGCCGGCTGGCCTTCGAACGGGCCGGCCTGACCCCGGCGGACGTGGACCTGGCGGAGATCTACGACGCCTTCACGTACATGACCCTGGTGACCCTGGAGGACCTCGGCTTCTGCGCGAAGGGCGAGGGCGGGGCCTACGTGGAGAAGGGCCGCCTGCTGCGGGAGGGCGAGCTCCCCGTCAACACGGACGGGGGCGGACTGTCGGCCTGCCACCCGGGGATGCGCGGACTGTTCCTGCTGGTCGAAGCCGTACGCCAACTCCGCGGCGAAGCGGGCCCGGGCCGCCAGGTCACCAAGCCGGGCGGCCGACTGCCGGAGGTGGCCCTGGCGTCGGGCACGGGAGGCTGGTTCTGCTCCTCGGGCGCGGTGATCCTGGGGCGGGGGTAG
- a CDS encoding alpha/beta fold hydrolase gives MAVRTRVHLVLVHGLFSSAKVWKAFQALIASDPDLCDWVSVHPFQYDSPFVRLRPDRRVAETDDVADQLGTFLETELADAERIVLVTHSQGGLVVQRFLARKLWTGEGRDLARIKHFTMFSCPNTGSGFFLTVRKALKLWRNPQEKQLRPFDRAVTEAQRTVLSAVVHGREYGDQECPIPVRAYGGSADDVVPPVVARGVFPKGGVVTADHFSIIQPEDRSAASYMAVRGALLEVARAAAEEEKEQGGPGGTGIVLPSARSPRGAGGDSGRPRLPAPAAGEADLAPFPPPPYGQLEEGQFKGQDRLSLVAELLSGQARQQVHVLAGLGGSGKSRLALEVADRAQRAGHRVWWVSMPELSLRMRMMAHDLGAPSITVERAWLLGSAMDLVWKLLNDCPDPWLLIFDNADDPARLGPRDGLVSDGTGWLRKPQNTNGTVLVTSRVGNRQKWGDWVGVHKVLPLHEDDGASLLLERTGGLGGTNEDARRLSRELGGLPLALRHAADAIKAVNHVSLDSEIRDFETFRRAFAARVETTEDRTGPDLSELLGREIVDKVCGIALDLLVERRLNQSATLLKVLACLSISPIPYRCLLAGPVLGQSPLFPGATPAQTDAALAGLEDFGLVDAYEREGVAERDLAHVLTLHPVVHGVLRENVEVRNRSADYYGLAVRMVLSATLHRNPDHPANWPLWSALAPHALEVSRAILLGEQRPDDRTVRTAALELARLTARYLIAMGLLVPAYDLVQSLITGCGSYGFDVDDREILGLRHEKGRIHLDREQLTEAEEELRLVVEARTGILGENDADTLASRHKLARAINEQKGDKDQKERVELMLRSIVEAETLVRGPENYDTLVVRHTLARAMLARDRYEDAEAEARQILDISRRNHWPPSTPEILRVGETLTHALLGQAREDEAEQVIREALRDASQPADSNLVMRFRFTYVLVLLGIRGRTPEAVKRLRALVHDLDRVVASEHPLSVQAKALLEKLEREMPG, from the coding sequence ATGGCGGTACGGACTCGCGTCCATCTCGTCCTGGTGCACGGCCTGTTCTCCTCGGCGAAGGTGTGGAAGGCCTTTCAGGCACTCATCGCCTCCGATCCGGACCTCTGCGACTGGGTCAGCGTCCACCCCTTCCAGTACGACTCCCCCTTCGTGCGTCTGCGTCCTGACCGCCGGGTCGCCGAGACGGACGACGTCGCCGACCAGCTCGGGACCTTCCTGGAGACCGAGCTCGCCGACGCCGAGCGGATCGTGCTGGTCACCCACAGCCAGGGCGGCCTCGTCGTCCAGCGCTTCCTGGCCCGCAAGCTCTGGACCGGCGAGGGCCGCGACCTGGCCCGCATCAAGCACTTCACGATGTTCTCCTGCCCCAACACCGGCTCAGGCTTCTTCCTCACGGTCCGCAAGGCCCTCAAGCTGTGGCGCAATCCGCAGGAGAAGCAGCTGCGGCCCTTCGACCGGGCGGTGACCGAGGCGCAGCGCACCGTCCTGAGCGCGGTGGTCCACGGCCGCGAGTACGGCGACCAGGAGTGCCCGATCCCGGTCCGCGCCTACGGGGGTTCCGCCGACGACGTCGTGCCGCCGGTCGTGGCCCGCGGGGTCTTCCCCAAGGGCGGGGTGGTGACCGCGGACCACTTCTCGATCATCCAGCCCGAGGACCGCTCCGCCGCCTCCTACATGGCCGTGCGCGGCGCCCTGCTGGAGGTGGCCCGGGCGGCTGCCGAGGAGGAGAAGGAGCAGGGGGGGCCGGGGGGCACGGGCATCGTGCTGCCGTCCGCCCGTTCCCCCCGCGGTGCGGGCGGGGATTCCGGGCGGCCGCGGCTTCCGGCGCCCGCCGCCGGGGAGGCGGACCTGGCGCCCTTCCCGCCGCCTCCGTACGGGCAGTTGGAGGAGGGGCAGTTCAAGGGGCAGGACCGGCTGAGCCTGGTCGCCGAGCTGCTGTCGGGGCAGGCCCGGCAGCAGGTGCACGTCCTGGCGGGCCTGGGCGGCTCCGGGAAGAGCCGGCTGGCCCTGGAGGTCGCCGACCGGGCGCAGCGGGCCGGGCACCGGGTGTGGTGGGTGTCGATGCCCGAGCTGAGCCTGCGCATGCGGATGATGGCCCACGACCTCGGCGCCCCTTCGATCACCGTGGAGCGGGCCTGGCTGCTGGGCAGCGCCATGGACCTGGTGTGGAAGCTGCTCAACGACTGCCCCGACCCCTGGCTGCTGATCTTCGACAACGCCGATGACCCCGCCCGGCTGGGCCCCCGTGACGGCCTGGTCTCCGATGGGACCGGCTGGCTGCGCAAGCCGCAGAACACCAACGGCACGGTGCTGGTCACCAGCCGGGTGGGCAACCGGCAGAAGTGGGGCGACTGGGTCGGCGTCCACAAGGTCCTGCCGCTGCACGAGGACGACGGCGCCTCCCTGCTGCTGGAGCGGACCGGGGGGCTGGGCGGCACGAACGAGGACGCCCGCAGGCTGTCGCGGGAGCTGGGCGGACTCCCGCTCGCCCTGCGGCACGCCGCCGACGCGATCAAGGCCGTCAACCACGTTTCCCTGGACAGCGAGATCCGGGACTTCGAGACCTTCCGCCGGGCCTTCGCGGCGCGGGTGGAGACCACCGAGGACCGCACCGGGCCCGACCTCAGCGAGCTGCTGGGCCGGGAGATCGTGGACAAGGTCTGCGGGATAGCGCTGGACCTGCTGGTCGAGCGCCGGCTGAACCAGTCGGCGACGCTGCTGAAGGTCCTGGCCTGCCTGAGCATCTCCCCGATCCCCTACCGCTGCCTGCTCGCCGGTCCCGTGCTCGGCCAGTCGCCGCTGTTCCCGGGAGCCACCCCGGCGCAGACCGACGCCGCGCTGGCCGGGCTGGAGGACTTCGGGCTGGTCGACGCCTACGAGCGCGAGGGCGTGGCGGAGCGCGACCTGGCCCACGTACTGACCCTGCACCCCGTGGTGCACGGGGTGCTGCGCGAGAACGTGGAGGTACGGAACCGGTCCGCGGACTACTACGGGCTGGCCGTGCGGATGGTGCTGTCGGCCACCCTCCACCGCAATCCCGACCACCCCGCCAACTGGCCGCTGTGGTCCGCGCTCGCCCCGCACGCGCTGGAGGTCTCCCGGGCCATCCTGCTCGGCGAGCAGCGGCCGGACGACCGCACCGTGCGCACCGCGGCCCTGGAGCTGGCCCGGCTGACGGCGCGCTACCTGATCGCGATGGGCCTGCTGGTGCCCGCGTACGACCTGGTCCAGTCCCTGATCACGGGCTGCGGCTCCTACGGCTTCGACGTCGACGACCGGGAGATCCTGGGGCTGCGCCACGAGAAGGGCCGCATCCACCTGGACCGCGAGCAGCTGACGGAGGCCGAGGAGGAACTGCGGCTGGTGGTGGAGGCGCGCACCGGGATCCTGGGCGAGAACGACGCCGACACCCTGGCCAGCCGGCACAAGCTCGCCCGTGCGATCAACGAGCAGAAGGGGGACAAGGACCAGAAGGAGCGGGTCGAGCTGATGCTGCGCTCGATCGTCGAGGCGGAGACCCTGGTGCGCGGCCCGGAGAACTACGACACCCTCGTGGTGCGGCACACGCTGGCGCGGGCGATGCTGGCCCGCGACCGGTACGAGGACGCGGAGGCGGAGGCCCGGCAGATCCTCGACATCAGCCGCCGCAACCACTGGCCGCCGTCCACGCCCGAGATCCTGCGGGTGGGCGAGACGCTGACGCACGCCCTGCTGGGGCAGGCCCGCGAGGACGAGGCGGAGCAGGTCATCCGGGAGGCGCTGCGGGACGCGTCGCAGCCGGCGGACTCCAATCTGGTGATGCGGTTCCGGTTCACCTACGTCCTGGTGCTCCTCGGGATCCGTGGGCGCACGCCGGAAGCCGTGAAGCGGCTTCGCGCGCTGGTGCACGACCTCGACCGGGTGGTGGCTTCGGAGCATCCGCTGTCCGTGCAGGCCAAGGCGCTGCTGGAGAAGCTGGAGCGGGAGATGCCGGGCTGA
- a CDS encoding proline hydroxylase → MTSAQSTDHLLPTPPHDPFFRAVTAPVFSYELLAGLAAGRYAAVRVPGFLSRERCEEVLAALKEREFDSYGTNRIHPPVMRFGVGVSDHMADGGVADGYWKALEGHREAWQGLGLSFDPFRTCREGIATHWPPGVAVGRRGGREMGDGVAREPNQGFQVHFDDALREYAQDLLDTPLIGQFAFNLYLSVPPSGGETVLWRHRWQPEDEAYRLPNASYGYDEAVVRGAESIELTPEVGEGLLIDPRFFHAVRPSHGDRRIALGFAVGVSASGRLLTWA, encoded by the coding sequence ATGACGTCAGCGCAATCCACGGACCACCTGTTACCGACTCCACCGCACGACCCCTTCTTCCGGGCCGTCACCGCCCCGGTGTTCTCGTACGAGCTGCTGGCCGGCCTCGCCGCCGGCCGGTACGCGGCGGTCCGGGTGCCCGGCTTCCTGTCGCGGGAGCGCTGCGAGGAGGTGCTCGCCGCCCTGAAGGAGCGGGAGTTTGACTCCTACGGGACGAACCGCATCCACCCGCCGGTGATGCGGTTCGGGGTGGGCGTCAGCGACCACATGGCGGACGGCGGGGTCGCCGACGGCTACTGGAAGGCCCTGGAGGGGCACCGCGAGGCCTGGCAGGGGCTGGGCCTGTCCTTCGACCCCTTCCGCACCTGCCGCGAGGGGATCGCCACGCACTGGCCGCCGGGCGTGGCGGTGGGCCGGCGGGGCGGCCGGGAGATGGGCGACGGGGTGGCCCGGGAGCCGAACCAGGGCTTCCAGGTCCATTTCGACGACGCCTTGCGCGAGTACGCGCAGGACCTGCTCGACACCCCGCTGATCGGCCAGTTCGCCTTCAACCTCTACCTCAGCGTGCCGCCCTCGGGCGGTGAGACGGTGCTGTGGCGGCACCGCTGGCAGCCGGAGGACGAGGCGTACCGGCTGCCGAACGCCTCCTACGGGTACGACGAGGCGGTGGTGCGCGGCGCCGAGTCCATCGAGCTGACGCCGGAGGTCGGCGAGGGCCTGCTGATCGACCCGCGCTTCTTCCACGCGGTACGGCCCAGCCACGGGGACCGCAGGATCGCACTGGGGTTCGCGGTGGGGGTCTCCGCGTCCGGCCGACTGCTCACCTGGGCCTGA
- a CDS encoding PhzF family phenazine biosynthesis protein — translation MDLLRYVAFSTDPRGGNPAGVVLDATGLDEATMAATAAEVGYSETAFVVPRQDGAFDIRYFSPKAEVPFCGHATIATAVAHARRHGAGDLLLHTQAGPVPVTTSVGPDGAVTATLVSVEPRTEALAEADLTELLAALRWSPADLDPALPPRAAYAGAWHPVIAAASRERLADLDYDRAALAELMTRRGWTTITLVRRESESVFHARNPFPPGGVVEDPATGAAAAAFGGYLRALGLIATPARLTVHQGVDMGRPSLITVGVPVDPAAGIEVTGTAVPIS, via the coding sequence ATGGACCTCTTGCGCTACGTGGCCTTCAGCACCGACCCCCGGGGCGGCAACCCGGCGGGGGTGGTGCTGGACGCCACCGGCCTCGACGAGGCGACGATGGCCGCCACCGCGGCGGAAGTCGGGTACTCGGAGACGGCGTTCGTCGTTCCGCGCCAGGACGGCGCGTTCGACATCCGCTACTTCAGCCCGAAGGCCGAGGTGCCCTTCTGCGGGCACGCCACCATCGCCACCGCCGTCGCCCACGCCCGTCGGCACGGCGCCGGTGACCTGCTGCTGCACACCCAAGCGGGACCGGTCCCGGTGACCACCTCGGTCGGCCCGGACGGCGCCGTCACGGCCACGCTGGTGAGTGTGGAGCCGCGTACGGAGGCCCTCGCGGAGGCCGACCTGACCGAGCTGCTGGCGGCGCTGCGCTGGTCCCCCGCCGATCTCGACCCGGCCCTGCCGCCGCGGGCCGCGTACGCGGGTGCCTGGCATCCGGTGATCGCGGCCGCGAGCCGGGAGCGGCTCGCGGACCTGGACTACGACCGGGCGGCGCTCGCCGAGCTGATGACGCGCCGGGGCTGGACGACGATCACCCTCGTGCGGCGCGAGTCGGAGTCCGTCTTCCACGCCCGCAACCCGTTCCCGCCCGGCGGCGTGGTCGAGGACCCGGCGACGGGCGCGGCGGCCGCCGCCTTCGGCGGCTACCTGCGCGCCCTCGGTCTGATCGCCACGCCGGCCCGCCTGACCGTCCACCAGGGTGTGGACATGGGGCGCCCGAGCCTGATCACGGTGGGCGTGCCGGTGGATCCCGCGGCGGGCATCGAGGTCACCGGCACGGCGGTCCCCATCTCCTGA
- a CDS encoding RidA family protein, producing MSDDVRKRLAGLGLRLPEVSPPKGAYVPAVRSGRYVFVAGQIPLTDGELTRTGRVGAEVSPERARELSQQCALAALAAVDSVVPLESVTRVVKVVGYVSSAPGFIRQAGVVDGASELFVEVFGDAGRHARSAVGVDVLPLDSPVEIEIVVEIAPGDGDPA from the coding sequence ATGAGCGACGACGTACGCAAGAGGCTTGCCGGACTCGGGCTGCGGCTGCCGGAGGTGAGTCCGCCCAAAGGCGCGTACGTGCCGGCCGTGCGCAGCGGGAGGTACGTCTTCGTCGCGGGGCAGATCCCGCTGACGGACGGCGAGTTGACGCGGACCGGCCGGGTCGGCGCCGAGGTGTCGCCCGAGCGGGCCAGGGAACTCAGCCAGCAGTGCGCGCTGGCGGCCCTGGCGGCCGTGGACTCGGTGGTACCGCTGGAATCGGTGACGCGGGTGGTGAAGGTGGTCGGGTACGTGTCCTCGGCGCCCGGGTTCATCCGGCAGGCCGGGGTGGTGGACGGGGCGAGCGAACTGTTCGTGGAGGTGTTCGGCGACGCCGGCCGGCACGCGCGCAGCGCGGTCGGGGTGGACGTCCTGCCGCTGGACTCGCCCGTGGAGATCGAGATCGTCGTGGAGATCGCGCCCGGAGACGGGGACCCCGCGTAG
- a CDS encoding pyridoxal 5'-phosphate synthase — translation MTSDFHTTLHSLRVWDTELPAFDPEAAPDGPLALFREWFVQAARSGQTEPHTMSLATVDAEGRPDVRILMLHDADERGWHFASHATSAKGRQLARHPQAALCFYWPAVGRQVRIRGRVGACGPEESRADLAVRSRGALAAALTGRQSEVLDSAQELARASAAAWELAGAEPDAPAPTWTRYVLDPAEVEFFQGDAARRHVRLRYRRAAGGTWERELLWP, via the coding sequence ATGACCAGCGACTTCCACACCACCCTGCACTCCCTGCGGGTATGGGACACCGAGCTCCCGGCCTTCGACCCGGAGGCCGCTCCCGACGGGCCGCTGGCCCTGTTCCGGGAGTGGTTCGTCCAGGCCGCCCGGTCGGGGCAGACCGAGCCGCACACCATGAGCCTGGCGACGGTGGACGCCGAGGGGCGGCCCGACGTCCGGATCCTGATGCTGCACGACGCCGACGAGCGCGGCTGGCACTTCGCCTCGCACGCCACCAGTGCCAAGGGGCGCCAGCTGGCGCGGCACCCGCAGGCGGCGCTCTGCTTCTACTGGCCCGCGGTGGGCCGGCAGGTCCGGATCCGCGGCCGGGTCGGGGCGTGCGGGCCCGAGGAGAGCAGGGCGGACCTGGCGGTGCGCTCGCGCGGGGCGCTGGCGGCCGCGCTGACCGGGCGGCAGAGCGAGGTGCTGGACTCGGCCCAGGAGCTGGCGCGGGCCTCGGCGGCGGCGTGGGAGCTGGCCGGAGCCGAACCGGACGCGCCCGCCCCGACCTGGACCCGGTACGTACTCGATCCCGCCGAGGTGGAGTTCTTCCAGGGGGACGCCGCCCGGCGCCACGTCCGCCTGCGCTACCGGCGCGCGGCCGGAGGGACGTGGGAGCGCGAGCTCCTCTGGCCGTAG
- a CDS encoding Zn-ribbon domain-containing OB-fold protein, translated as MSTPRHDLPEPDEFTRPYWDAAAADRLLLRRCADCGRAHHYPREFCPFCWAGEDRVAWEEASGRASLYTWSVVHRNDLPPFGGRVPYVAAVVDLAEGPRMMTEVVDCPHDALRIGMPLEVTFREAAEGVRVAVFRAA; from the coding sequence GTGAGCACCCCGCGCCACGACCTCCCGGAGCCGGACGAGTTCACCCGCCCCTACTGGGACGCCGCCGCGGCCGACCGGCTCCTGCTGCGCCGCTGCGCCGACTGCGGGCGCGCCCACCACTACCCGCGCGAGTTCTGCCCCTTCTGCTGGGCCGGCGAGGACCGGGTCGCGTGGGAGGAGGCGAGCGGCCGGGCGAGCCTCTACACCTGGTCGGTGGTCCACCGCAACGACCTCCCGCCCTTCGGCGGGCGCGTCCCGTACGTGGCCGCCGTCGTCGACCTCGCGGAAGGGCCCCGGATGATGACGGAGGTCGTCGACTGCCCGCACGACGCCCTCCGCATCGGCATGCCCCTGGAGGTCACCTTCCGGGAGGCGGCGGAAGGCGTCCGCGTGGCCGTCTTCCGCGCGGCCTGA
- a CDS encoding DoxX family membrane protein, translating into MQTIWLSGAEWLAVLRIGLGLWWLESWRHKDKKGWFERGTGIAWAADVAGKHRWPFVRSGFAKVVRPRPKLMAYIVVYAELALGLGLVLGFLTPVALIGGLLLNLLYLVLMIHDWAEQGQNAMMALISLVALFAMAWQAWSLDATIGILL; encoded by the coding sequence ATGCAGACCATCTGGCTCAGCGGCGCCGAATGGCTCGCCGTGCTGCGCATCGGGCTCGGCCTGTGGTGGCTGGAGAGCTGGCGCCACAAGGACAAGAAGGGCTGGTTCGAGCGCGGCACCGGCATCGCCTGGGCCGCCGACGTCGCCGGGAAGCACCGCTGGCCCTTCGTGAGGAGCGGCTTCGCCAAGGTCGTCCGGCCCCGCCCGAAACTGATGGCCTACATCGTCGTCTACGCCGAACTCGCCCTGGGTCTGGGCCTGGTGCTCGGCTTCCTGACCCCGGTGGCCTTGATCGGCGGACTGCTGCTGAACCTGCTCTACCTGGTGCTGATGATCCACGACTGGGCCGAGCAGGGCCAGAACGCGATGATGGCGCTCATCTCGCTCGTCGCCCTCTTCGCCATGGCCTGGCAGGCCTGGTCCCTCGACGCGACGATCGGAATCCTCCTGTGA
- a CDS encoding maleate cis-trans isomerase encodes MWQPDGWDVRVRLGILTPHADVGPESELRAMAPADVGLHTARVPFAAMGRGGAMDPVLPLAPVRAFAEPPGVDEAAALLAAAPVAAIAFAFTSSAYVIGPRGEGHMLARLGERAHGLPVVATCAAAVEALRALGAGRIALVDPPWFDDTLTDLGRGYYEDCGFEVAYAAPCGLPSGQTLIGPEALHDWVASRVPDAAEAVVIGGNGFRAVGAIGALEATLGRPVLSANQVLLWAALRAAGARAGGIAGYGRLFAHP; translated from the coding sequence ATGTGGCAGCCCGACGGGTGGGACGTACGCGTCCGCCTCGGAATCCTCACCCCGCACGCCGACGTCGGCCCCGAGTCGGAGCTGCGCGCCATGGCCCCGGCCGACGTGGGCCTGCACACCGCCCGGGTGCCGTTCGCGGCGATGGGGCGCGGGGGTGCGATGGACCCGGTCCTTCCGCTGGCCCCCGTGCGCGCCTTCGCCGAGCCCCCGGGCGTGGACGAGGCCGCCGCTCTGCTCGCCGCGGCGCCGGTGGCGGCGATCGCCTTCGCCTTCACCTCCTCCGCCTACGTCATCGGGCCGCGCGGCGAGGGACACATGCTGGCCCGGCTGGGGGAGCGGGCCCACGGCCTGCCGGTGGTCGCCACCTGCGCCGCCGCGGTCGAGGCCCTGCGGGCGCTGGGGGCCGGGCGGATCGCCCTCGTGGACCCGCCGTGGTTCGACGACACCCTCACCGACCTGGGGCGCGGCTACTACGAGGACTGCGGGTTCGAGGTCGCGTACGCCGCCCCGTGCGGGCTCCCCAGCGGCCAGACGCTGATCGGCCCCGAGGCCCTGCACGACTGGGTGGCGTCGCGCGTGCCCGACGCCGCCGAGGCGGTGGTGATCGGCGGGAACGGCTTCCGCGCCGTCGGGGCGATCGGGGCCCTGGAGGCCACCCTGGGCCGGCCGGTCCTGAGCGCGAACCAGGTCCTGCTGTGGGCCGCGCTGCGCGCGGCGGGCGCGCGGGCGGGCGGTATCGCCGGGTACGGGCGGCTGTTCGCCCACCCCTGA